GGCCAAACCTCCTGCCAACATCCCTTAACTCTCCCTGGGGAGCTCCCTTTGTGTCTGCtcctgactcattggacatgaatctgagcaaactccaggagatagtgaaggacaaaggaggctagctggtgtgctgcagtccatcgggctgcaaagagtcaggcatgcctgagcaactaaataacaaaaacaacaacagtgatcTCTTTACATTTCTCTCCCAATGCACTGTGTGTTCCTAAGACAGGAAGAGAGTTTCTTATACCATCCCTGTCCTCCAGAGCTTAGGGTACAGCATGGTGCATAGGTGGAATGTTAACTAaaggagtaaatgaaataataacagGTGCTGGCCAGATTCCACAttctttgccttcttttttattaaaaaaatatttatttatttggctgtgccaggtcttagttgcagcacacaggatttttttttttttttttttagttatggcatgtgggatctagttccccagccaggatggaaccccagctccctgcattgggagcatggagttttagccactggaccaccaaggctTCTCACATTCTTGAGAAGGAAAACCATGTCCCATTCTAGAAACCTGGGAGTCTGTATTCATTTCCTGAGGCTGCTGTAACCAGTAAACACAAAGGGTGTGGCTTAGAGCAACAGATATTTATTCTCCTTCAGATCTGGAAGCCTGAAGTCTCAAATCAAGTTGTTGGTAGGCTGTGGTTCCCTCCAAGGGCAGaatcttccctttcctcctccagcctgTGGTGGCTCCAGGCATTCCCTGGGTTGTGTTCCCTCACTTCCTCTGTTTCTCCCTCACCTTTTTCCTTCTGTGTCCCTGCCATCTCCCTTTGCCTCTCATAAGGACCCTGGCAATGGCCTTGGGGACCCACCTGAAAAATCCTTAGTAAAATCATCCCATGAGCCTGAATTAGACACACGTGCAAAGACTTATTTCCCAATAGGGTCATATTCACAGCTTCCAGGAATTGGAACTTGTTATCTGTGGCTGGCCATGATTCAGTTCATACAGTGCTCCAccgtgaaagaaaaaaatatcgcCTGTATCTTTCTCGCAAAGTTTTCCTGCCTGTGCTTCTCCAGAAAGACATCTCCCAGATGCAGTGTGCTTGCTTTGGTTTTGTCTAGGAAAATTAAGCTAGTAACATCTCTGATTGTCATAAAGATGCACACAGATGGCAGCATTCTTTGTGAGAGTCCACAAATAGGAGTTCGAAGGAAGAGGGGAGGCTCATGGGTGAGCTTCAGGATGGGAGGTCCAGAAAGGGGTGATAAACTATAAAGTATTCTCTTGGGGTTCTTGAAACCGAGGGGAGGGTAGGCCCAGGTTTCACCTGAGCTCAGCaagggcgggggtggtggtggtgtgtgagGGATGGAGGGAAGATGATGATGGTCCCTGGAAGGGGCCCCCAAGCAGTCGGGTTTCAGGAAACACAGAGTGGCCTCCAGGATCTAGAAGAATGATCCTGGCCCCATCCTGAATCTCAGAGGGACCTGACCATGCTTTCAGgaactgtagccaggctcccCCTGAGCATCTGGAGTGGAAAAAAGACCACAGTCCCTTGATGGGCCCCTGTTTtcgttcttttttctttctttttggccgcACCATGCAGCGGTGCAGGATTTTAgtctcccaaccagggatcaaacccgtgccccctgcagtggaagctccaaGTCCTAATCACTTGACCTCCAGGCAAGTCCTGATGGGCCCCTATTTTCTACCAAATAGGGgtagaaaaaacaaacagcttGTGTCCTGAGGCTTAGCCAAGAAGTGCTCCTTTAGGTTGTCCAGACACGAGGAGAGAAGACAGTCTAACCCTGTAATACCACTGATTAGCGACCAGGATCCTGACCAGACTTCATCAGTGATGGCAGGTCACTCACACCAGGGCCATCAGGCTTACAAACTTGGGGTCAGATCCGGGGAGGAGGAGGTAATTCCCCACTCAGGACAGACAAAAGTCAGATGTTCACTCCTTTGTTTCATGACTTTGCCCTGTTTTCTTCCAACAAGGCCAGACCAATTTGAAGCGGCATCTGGGAGTACCTGAAATCCTGTTCGGCTTGATTTATAAGATGGGTTTTGCTCTGAACACTGCTAACTTTGTATAATGGCGTTATTTCCTCATGGGATTAGTTAACAGAGGCAACACAGCCCTCAGTGAAACAACGCTGAGCTCTCAGTTGAAAACAGTACCAGGCAGGGAGGCTAGGACCCTGAGGATTAAACTCTAAATGCTCTGGTTCAAAAATCAaggattaaaaatgaatatttcattaaaatagaaATCCAGTTTAAAGGTTTATGAAAAGTAGGGTGGGAAAAGAGGTCTGGACAGGTTAGGCTGATTGCTCAAAGATCTAGAAACAGAGTAGGGAAACCTGTCTGCTCCCCCACTGCCTTTTTAACAGCTGAAGAAATTAAGGCAGAAAGATGAAGTCATAATTTGCTCTGGCCCATTAGCAAGTTGATGCCAGAGTTGGGACTGGGTCCCCTCTGTGCCTCTGGAGCCTGGATTCAGTGTGAAGGAGAAAactcaggattcaaacccaggtcaggaaggaaggaaggaaaagcagggctagggggatggggagggaagaggtagGCAGATAGACAGACAGAAACAGTCTCACAGTCCGAGACAATGCAACTTGATCATAGACTTTAAGGGACATGCAGAGGACTGTCTGTGTAGCCAAtgtcctcttcttttctttctgagtaACAGTGACTGCAGGGCCTTTTCATCCCCatggctctatttttttttattttaaattttaattttttggcccagtggcatgtgggatcttaattccctgatcagggatcaaacccttgtctcctgcattggaagctcaaagTCTTAACTGCTGAACCACCGGGGCAGCCCCAGAAGAGCCATTCTAAAGGAAGCAGCCCCAGACTTCAGTTGGCTAGGCCGAGGTAAGTGCGGACCTGGGGGTCTGCCAGCGAGTGCCTTTGCTAGGAATCTGGGACTTGGAACCTGAGAGAACTCGAAGTCTGTCTCTCTGTGAAGCTAAGGCTGCAGATTAAACCTGGAGATTGTCGTGGCCCTGTTTCCTGCAACGTGGAGGGAACCGGTCTGCAGAGAGAAGACAGGCAGCACTGCAGGGGCGAGAGCTGGAAGGACAGtcctgatggtttttttttttttttttaagtttgctaATTCTTTATATTTCCAGCTGTTGAGACAATATTTCTGAGAGCTGAGGTTACCTCTAGCGGCGAAACCAGAGCCAGCTATTAAGCAGCCAAAATGCTACAGTAATTGAATACATGACCATTTCTCTTTTAGCCCGTTCTTTGTTCTCCTCTTCCAGAAGTTGTAGACGTCTATTTAGTTTGATTATCTGTCGTCTTAATAAAGCTGCATCTACAACTGTCATGTCTTCTGAAGTTCCTTCAATCATTGCATCTATATTTGAAATGCCATACCTGACGTTGTCATGATGAGGATTAGAAGTGGCGGCAGCAGACCCACCACGCAACACAGGTATGGAGTCAGTTTTGACCAGCTGTCCATTTTGGCGAACAGCACTTTCACTCATAGAGCGTTCTCTTTTTAGCCTGCCAACTGCACGGATTTCTTCATTTTGAGGGGTTGGAGCAGGTCTTTCTAAATCCAGAAAATCTAGTGGTCTTTCACTCAGCGTAAGCACACGAGGTGGTGTTTTTAGAGCCAGAGGCTTAAAGGGAGTTGACTGTATAAGGTCAAGATCTGCTGGTCTTGAAAATGGAATGTCTTCATTATTTCCTGCTACCACAATTCTCTCTGGAACTTGCATAATCACACTAGCGTTTGAAACTCCTTCTTGAAATCCTTGTTCCAGGTCAGCGTTTGGTGGTGCTACCTTTAGTTTTTCTGGGACCCTCATTCGCTGACTAGTACCTTCGGTGTATTCCATTTCATACTGAATTCGACTAATTTCCGCCATCTCAGCAGCAGTGGGAGGAGGAAAGGCCGCCCCACTCACTAAATGTGTACCAATTACTGCTTGCTCTTTGGCATTATCTGCTTCTGTGCTTCATATTAAATCCATTAACTTGCCTCAGTATGCACGTGCTGGATTTAGAGCCACTTTTGTCCCCCTGGGCCCGCTGGAGGGTCCCCGGCGAGGGCCGCTGCCCACCGGCTCCTGATGGGGTTTTTTAATTCCTCGTCATAGTTTTTCCCGAAGTGCTAGGagtcaatacattttttttttttttttttggcctaagTTTGTTTAGCTTGGATTTCCTCGTGGGTAAGTCCTCACTGATGTGAAGGTTCTCCACAAGCATGAGCTGGAGGGGCCCAGGTCTGGGTTCCTGGCTggttgggtcagaaagattctggGGGAAACCAGACAATTTAACTTGGTAGCAGAGCAGCTGGCAATTCAGACACATGTGAACTGTCAGTCATGGTTGGggtggaggcagggctgggattcCTAAAAAGTGCCCAGTGAGGATCCAGTAGTCTTGGCAAGGATGGTCTGTCAAGGGGGATTGAAGTCCCTAGGTTCTTGAGGTGTGGGGTTAGAGGAGTCCAATAAATGAACAGGAAGTCAGGGCAATCTCGCCCCTAGTATTTGGGGGATCCAGGACAAGGGTACAGGTGGAGACCCAGTTTTTAAACATTGTCAAGTTAACAAactgtgaaatgaaatattaaacaCACGGCAAGTGTTCGGTCTTTCTACCTTGGCCATTCCATGAAGCCCTGGAAGGCCAGTTTGAATGTACAATTCCTGGGGTCCTCATAGTTCCATGGCAGATGTGGCAACGCAGGGACAGCCGGCCCCTGGCTCCCAGCCCTTGGCTGGCCCTCCTTTTCCCTGCACCATGAGAACCTCAGCATGAATATGCAGGCACCCCCAGCCAGAATGTCCAATATCTGTCTGCATCCAGCAAACACCGTCCCTCAGCCACCTTGAGAGCCTGGGACCATGTAGTACTCTGTGGATGGATAGGTCCTGGGGAAGCTGCTCAGGCTCCAAACGTGGACTCGGGAACACCTGGGCATAAGATCTCGAGTTCCCGAGATCTGCAGCATGGTCTAGCAGTGGGTACAGGCCCTGGGGGAATGCTTCTCCTTGGTCCTGTAGAGCCCAGGTCCAGTGAAATGGGCCTGGCTGGGACAGCACTGTCCTGCCCCTCTGAGAAGGATAAGGTCATGGGCTGACCCAAGGCGGGTGAGTTGGTCCTAGAACATGCTGGATTGGGGGAGGGGTCAGGAGACTACCCAGCTGTGCAGCTGTGGGCTCTCTTTGCCATAAGGTCTTTGTAAAATGATGGCTCCGAATCAGAGGTAGAGATTAATAATCCACTGTTTGGGGCCAAACTTAGGTTTGAATTTTGAGGGCTTTTATCCCTTTGCTGTGTGATTTTGGGCAAagtatttaatttctctgaggactgattttctcatctgtggagTGCGGACATACCCTCTCCAGGCGGCTTTGAGGATTAAAAGATGTCCATGAAGAGATCAGCATAGTAAGTGCTCGGTAACCGGCAGCAGCTGTGTTGTTATTCTTTTTCGACTATTGTTGAGATGGCTTACAGCTCTGAAGTGACTGCTCTAGGGCCATGCTTGGAAGGAGAGACCCACTGGCCCTCCGATGTTATACCCTCTTCTCCGAGAGTCACTGCTGTTGATAGTCGGGGGCCTGGGCTCTGATTTCCTTGTTATCATTTACTTGACTGTGAACCACTGGCAAATCACTTTGCTTCCCGGAGCCTCAGTGTCCCTGTTGGAAAAATGGGACAATAACATCATCCATTCCTGACAGTTCTATTAGGAGCGAGTGAGATGATCCATCTAAGATCTTAACCAAGGTTTGCCTGTCACAAAGCAGGCTTCCAAAGCTgttatttacttttcttaatcaacacctcccttctctctcctggtGTCCTTGGCCCAGCCGTGGGCAGCTGCTGCTGTGATATTCA
The sequence above is a segment of the Budorcas taxicolor isolate Tak-1 chromosome 12, Takin1.1, whole genome shotgun sequence genome. Coding sequences within it:
- the LOC128057729 gene encoding mitochondrial fission factor-like; this encodes MAEISRIQYEMEYTEGTSQRMRVPEKLKVAPPNADLEQGFQEGVSNASVIMQVPERIVVAGNNEDIPFSRPADLDLIQSTPFKPLALKTPPRVLTLSERPLDFLDLERPAPTPQNEEIRAVGRLKRERSMSESAVRQNGQLVKTDSIPVYGISNIDAMIEGTSEDMTVVDAALLRRQIIKLNRRLQLLEEENKERAKREMVMYSITVAFWLLNSWLWFRR